TTGATCTTAAACATAATAAGGTGCAAAAACTGGATACCGATTTTGCAACCGCCTGCAACAACGACCATGGCATTTCGCCGGATGGTCAACAAATTGTCCTTTCAAACAATGATCAACCAGAAGGCTCCAGAATTTATTTGGTGGATGCCAATGGAGGCACTCCTACACTGGTTACTCCAACCGGCCCATCCTATTGGCATGGATGGTCACCTGATGGAAAAATGCTTGCCTACTGCGCCAATCGTAATGACAACTACGATATCTACACCATCAGTACAGCTGGAGGGACAGAAAAAAGACTTACCTCTTCAGCAGGTTTGGATGATGGACCGGAATACTCCCCAGATGGGCGATGGATATACTTTAATTCTGTAAGAACCGGACGAATGCAGATCTGGCGCATGAAGACCGATGGTTCAAATCAGGAGCAATTGACGTTCGATTCCTACAATGATTGGTTTCCGCACATTTCACCAGATGGACAACAAGTGGTCTTCATCAGTTACATTGACGAAGTAGATCCCGGCAGCCATCCGGCGTGGAAAAATGTCATGTTGAGAATGATCTCTCCGACAGGAGGACCAATCACTAAACTATTTGAATTATTTGGAGGTCAGGGCACCATCAATGTTCCCTCCTGGTCCCCGGACAGCAAACGATTCGCTTTTGTGAGCTACGAGCTTACATCTGACTAAATCAGTTCCATCTTTTCAGGATCCCAATTGACTATTCGTTGCTCGAATAAACTGACATTGGTTGCCAGAGAAGGGCCTGCAGCTCTTAATCCAAAACTAGCATCTTCAACGACTTTCTTCCCGTTTCGAATGGATTCAAAGAAATTAGTCCAGTGATCCAGGTGATCGCTATATCCTTCCGGCGTACGGTAGATTTGCTCTCCGGGTTCTTGAATGGCATAACTTTTCGGGTATTTGGCTTTGTACCACTTTTCATAATCCGCCTGTTGCGCTTCAGTGAACGTACCAAAGGTATCCCAGCCCCCAT
This DNA window, taken from Cytophagales bacterium, encodes the following:
- a CDS encoding DUF5050 domain-containing protein, whose protein sequence is MIRYVCLIISSLFLMDIQAQKVTSRLEIYDLETAKRTVVYEAPTHFEAPNWSPDGSYLLFNQGGELFKFDLKHNKVQKLDTDFATACNNDHGISPDGQQIVLSNNDQPEGSRIYLVDANGGTPTLVTPTGPSYWHGWSPDGKMLAYCANRNDNYDIYTISTAGGTEKRLTSSAGLDDGPEYSPDGRWIYFNSVRTGRMQIWRMKTDGSNQEQLTFDSYNDWFPHISPDGQQVVFISYIDEVDPGSHPAWKNVMLRMISPTGGPITKLFELFGGQGTINVPSWSPDSKRFAFVSYELTSD